From Sediminibacterium sp. TEGAF015, a single genomic window includes:
- the purS gene encoding phosphoribosylformylglycinamidine synthase subunit PurS produces the protein MKFEVAINVMPLKDLLDPQGKAVLGGLANLGIHQVEDVRVGKRITLSVEAASADEAKLIAEKAAKQLLANPVMEFFEISINA, from the coding sequence ATGAAGTTTGAAGTTGCCATCAATGTAATGCCTTTAAAAGATTTATTAGACCCTCAGGGTAAAGCCGTATTAGGCGGATTGGCCAATTTAGGTATACACCAGGTTGAAGATGTAAGAGTGGGCAAGCGCATCACGCTTTCGGTTGAAGCTGCATCTGCTGACGAAGCTAAGTTGATTGCTGAAAAAGCAGCTAAACAGTTATTGGCTAACCCGGTGATGGAGTTTTTCGAGATCAGCATAAACGCTTAA
- the pssA gene encoding CDP-diacylglycerol--serine O-phosphatidyltransferase encodes MKHIPNCFTLLNLFLGATAIMYILQPGLTYQVEGDGLISIPEKMMWASWLIFAAGLVDFLDGFVARWMKQSSEMGKQLDSLADVVSFGVAPAMIVLQFLRFSYSSSEGGLDITEWALLPAFVLPCAGAYRLARFNLDTSKSTGFKGIPIPAAGILLASFPLVNWYAKDAWIMDLLLQPWLWYGLIVFLSLGMVSTIPMLALKFTGISFAKILPFIIILAIALPVAFVFGWLAISAGFIAYVILSLFFKSTES; translated from the coding sequence ATGAAGCATATACCGAATTGTTTTACGCTGTTGAATTTGTTTTTAGGTGCAACAGCAATAATGTACATATTACAGCCAGGACTTACTTACCAGGTAGAAGGCGATGGGTTGATAAGCATTCCCGAAAAAATGATGTGGGCGAGCTGGCTCATATTTGCTGCAGGACTGGTAGATTTTCTGGATGGATTTGTTGCACGCTGGATGAAGCAATCTTCCGAAATGGGTAAGCAACTGGATTCACTGGCTGATGTGGTGAGTTTCGGGGTTGCGCCTGCCATGATTGTGTTGCAGTTTCTACGATTTTCTTATTCCAGTTCAGAAGGTGGGTTGGATATTACTGAATGGGCTTTACTACCCGCTTTTGTTTTGCCTTGTGCCGGCGCCTATCGGCTGGCTCGTTTTAATTTAGATACTTCTAAGTCTACCGGTTTCAAAGGCATTCCTATACCAGCTGCTGGTATTTTGCTAGCTTCTTTTCCATTGGTGAACTGGTATGCCAAAGATGCCTGGATAATGGATTTACTTTTGCAGCCCTGGTTATGGTATGGACTAATTGTTTTCCTAAGTTTGGGGATGGTTTCTACAATACCTATGCTGGCATTGAAATTCACAGGAATCAGCTTTGCTAAAATACTGCCATTTATAATCATTTTGGCGATTGCCTTACCGGTAGCCTTTGTTTTTGGCTGGCTGGCAATTTCGGCAGGGTTTATTGCTTATGTAATTCTATCTTTGTTCTTTAAATCAACCGAATCATGA
- the rsmI gene encoding 16S rRNA (cytidine(1402)-2'-O)-methyltransferase, whose amino-acid sequence MLYLVPTPLGNLKDITLRALEVLNAVDVILCEDTRTSSKLLQHYAIQKPLSPYHQHNEHKIVAHIADQLAAGKNMALITDAGTPGISDPAFLLVRECIQRDIKVETLPGAAAFVPALVNSGLPTNRFVFEGFLPLKKGRQTLFKKLATEERTMIFYESPMRLVKTLEEMAQYFGEDRICSVARELTKMFEEHKRGTLKEVASYFKAKSVKGEIVLVVAGLPD is encoded by the coding sequence TTGCTTTATTTAGTTCCTACACCTTTGGGTAATCTAAAGGACATTACACTGCGTGCACTGGAAGTGCTGAATGCTGTAGATGTTATCTTATGTGAAGATACTAGAACCTCTTCCAAGTTACTGCAGCATTATGCTATTCAAAAGCCTTTAAGTCCTTATCATCAGCACAATGAACATAAGATTGTAGCCCATATTGCCGATCAGCTGGCCGCAGGAAAAAACATGGCTTTGATTACTGACGCCGGTACACCAGGTATATCTGATCCTGCTTTTCTGCTTGTGCGCGAATGCATACAGAGAGATATTAAAGTAGAAACTTTACCCGGAGCTGCAGCATTTGTGCCTGCATTGGTGAATAGTGGGTTGCCTACCAATCGTTTCGTATTTGAAGGTTTTTTACCCCTTAAAAAAGGAAGACAAACTTTATTTAAAAAGTTGGCAACTGAGGAAAGGACCATGATTTTTTACGAGAGTCCAATGAGACTGGTCAAGACGCTGGAAGAGATGGCTCAGTATTTTGGGGAGGATAGAATTTGTTCGGTTGCCAGAGAACTTACCAAAATGTTTGAAGAGCATAAAAGAGGAACTTTAAAAGAAGTTGCATCCTATTTTAAAGCTAAATCGGTAAAAGGGGAAATTGTACTGGTAGTTGCGGGCC